The proteins below come from a single Candidatus Palauibacter soopunensis genomic window:
- a CDS encoding PTS sugar transporter subunit IIA, producing the protein MQLRELFVPSAINLDLAAETKDEALKELVSCLGLDGKSEGILYKMLKRRENLGSTGIGRGIAIPHCRSLVVTRLRVAFGRKLSGLDFKAIDEKPVRYVFLIVAPPLEVSNQYLPVLGKIAQFGKEADVPEALAEISTPEQFIALLDAKDL; encoded by the coding sequence GTGCAGCTTCGTGAATTGTTCGTCCCGTCCGCCATCAACCTCGACCTGGCGGCCGAGACGAAGGATGAGGCCCTGAAGGAGCTTGTATCGTGTCTGGGCCTCGACGGAAAGTCCGAAGGAATCCTCTACAAGATGTTGAAGCGGCGGGAGAATCTCGGTTCGACCGGGATCGGCCGCGGCATCGCGATCCCCCATTGCCGCTCCCTCGTCGTGACCCGACTGAGGGTCGCGTTCGGCCGAAAGCTGTCCGGCCTCGACTTCAAGGCGATCGACGAGAAACCCGTTCGGTACGTCTTTCTCATCGTCGCGCCGCCGCTGGAAGTCTCGAATCAGTATCTTCCGGTGCTGGGCAAGATTGCGCAGTTCGGCAAGGAGGCCGACGTGCCGGAAGCGCTCGCGGAAATCTCAACCCCGGAACAGTTCATCGCGTTGCTCGACGCGAAGGATCTCTAG
- a CDS encoding MlaD family protein translates to MRRSEPITWDQMRVGFVIIVALVLLALCAVLVGRIGDVFGERYQLVALMESASGLRPGAPVQVAGRGVGQVERVEFIAPEERGDSEAAIAVWLGVNVDVREQIRRGSRARVRTQGLLGDRLIDIEPGSPDSAILVPGDTIGTAPALSYDELLGQAADAVLGLTQLSNDLSATLARVSSGEGSLGRLLVDEALYDGLVDLNENLAAVLGPIADGEGSLARLLEDPELYDRLVSSTARLDTVTGALAAGEGTLGRLLASDSLYRAIASSATRANSILDLIEGGEGVVGQLVSDETLYEELLKVVVDLNAFLAEVRANPGKFIPPIRVF, encoded by the coding sequence ATGCGACGATCGGAGCCGATCACATGGGACCAGATGCGCGTGGGGTTCGTCATCATCGTCGCTCTCGTCCTTCTCGCGTTGTGCGCAGTGCTCGTGGGCCGGATCGGGGACGTGTTCGGCGAGCGCTATCAGCTTGTGGCACTCATGGAATCGGCTTCCGGGCTCCGCCCGGGAGCGCCCGTCCAGGTAGCCGGGCGGGGCGTCGGCCAGGTCGAGCGCGTGGAGTTCATCGCCCCCGAGGAGCGCGGTGACTCGGAAGCGGCGATCGCGGTCTGGCTAGGGGTCAACGTCGACGTCCGAGAGCAGATTCGGCGCGGCTCGCGAGCGCGCGTGCGGACGCAGGGACTGCTCGGCGACCGCCTTATCGACATCGAACCGGGATCTCCGGATTCGGCGATCCTCGTCCCGGGAGATACCATCGGCACGGCGCCGGCGCTGAGCTACGACGAACTCCTCGGCCAGGCGGCCGATGCCGTCCTCGGTCTCACGCAGCTCTCGAACGATCTTTCCGCGACGCTGGCCCGGGTGTCGAGCGGCGAGGGTTCACTGGGACGCCTCCTCGTCGACGAGGCGCTCTACGACGGTCTCGTCGACCTCAACGAAAACCTCGCGGCCGTGCTGGGACCGATCGCGGACGGGGAGGGGTCGCTGGCCCGTCTGCTCGAGGATCCGGAGTTGTACGATCGCCTCGTTTCCTCCACCGCCCGCCTCGACACGGTGACGGGGGCGCTGGCGGCCGGCGAGGGGACGCTCGGGCGTCTGCTGGCGTCGGACTCCCTGTATCGCGCGATCGCTTCATCCGCGACCCGCGCCAATTCCATCCTGGATCTCATTGAGGGCGGCGAAGGAGTGGTCGGGCAACTCGTTAGCGACGAGACACTCTACGAGGAACTGCTCAAGGTGGTGGTGGACCTGAACGCGTTCCTCGCCGAGGTGCGGGCCAACCCCGGCAAGTTCATCCCGCCGATCCGGGTTTTCTAG
- a CDS encoding ATP-binding cassette domain-containing protein — MSDHTPAGAPQPGSEAFEAELRDEIRRELETHGSGSGGPEIVELCDVWLSFGDHEVLRGVSLGVARGGTLCILGGSGVGKSTILRLMLRLLLPDRGEVLIEGRDISAVSRPEALALRERMGMVFQGSALFDSLNVFDNVAFPLYEHTTLRDDEIRERVEEVLSFVDLDPTMVLPLLPSALSGGMRKRVAIARAIVHRPPILLFDEPTSGLDPITTRRIDELILKLRRELNVCVVVVTHDVRSASRIATETALLKDGEIIFSGTPEEMHATEDRYVRAFRG, encoded by the coding sequence ATGAGCGACCACACGCCGGCCGGCGCGCCGCAGCCGGGAAGCGAGGCCTTCGAGGCGGAGTTGCGCGACGAGATTCGCCGCGAGCTGGAAACCCACGGGAGCGGGTCCGGGGGACCCGAAATCGTCGAGCTTTGCGATGTGTGGCTCTCGTTCGGAGATCACGAGGTACTGCGCGGCGTTTCGCTGGGCGTCGCGCGGGGCGGGACGCTCTGCATCCTCGGCGGGTCGGGCGTCGGGAAATCGACGATCCTGCGCCTCATGCTCCGGCTCCTCCTCCCCGACCGCGGCGAGGTCCTCATCGAGGGGCGTGACATCAGCGCGGTTTCGCGCCCGGAGGCTCTGGCCCTGCGGGAGCGGATGGGGATGGTGTTCCAGGGATCGGCGCTCTTCGATTCCCTGAACGTGTTCGACAACGTGGCTTTCCCGCTCTATGAGCATACGACGCTGAGGGATGATGAAATCCGGGAGCGCGTCGAGGAGGTGCTGTCCTTCGTGGACCTCGACCCGACCATGGTGCTCCCGCTGCTGCCGTCCGCGCTGTCCGGAGGCATGCGTAAACGCGTCGCTATCGCGCGGGCGATCGTGCACAGACCGCCGATCCTCCTCTTCGACGAACCGACGAGCGGCCTCGATCCGATCACGACGCGGCGGATCGACGAACTGATCCTGAAGCTGCGGCGGGAACTCAACGTCTGCGTGGTCGTAGTGACCCACGATGTGCGGTCCGCATCGAGAATCGCGACCGAGACCGCGCTCCTGAAGGACGGGGAGATTATCTTCAGCGGAACGCCGGAGGAGATGCACGCCACCGAAGACCGCTACGTGCGGGCCTTCCGCGGCTAA
- the recO gene encoding DNA repair protein RecO — protein MGLVTTRAVVLQTYRYSETSKILRLMTWEFGPCSALARGALRPRSRFGGLLEPFVEGEATFYRREGRDLHTLSNFELLHDRRGLDRSIELFTIASVLCELVMRLAPEHDDAELYRTLSEGLDGLHGRIRESAAAGGLEYVWGVVNALGFRPEIERCVGCRNPIGATGARFDFEAGGLRCGSCGPVGPELDPGELDALRILVSGGQAERNRANGRQGRWLAEFIRHHVAEGAQLKSLPFLSRLD, from the coding sequence GTGGGACTCGTAACGACCCGGGCGGTGGTCCTCCAGACGTACCGGTACAGCGAAACGAGCAAGATCCTGCGCCTGATGACGTGGGAGTTCGGCCCCTGCTCCGCGCTCGCCCGCGGTGCGCTGCGCCCTCGAAGCCGCTTCGGCGGCCTGCTGGAACCCTTCGTGGAAGGGGAGGCGACATTCTACCGACGGGAGGGACGCGACCTGCATACCCTCTCCAACTTCGAACTCCTCCATGACCGGCGTGGACTCGACCGTTCGATCGAACTCTTCACGATCGCGTCCGTCCTCTGCGAACTCGTGATGCGCCTCGCCCCTGAACACGACGATGCGGAGCTGTACCGCACGCTGTCGGAGGGTCTCGACGGACTCCACGGCCGAATCCGCGAGAGCGCAGCGGCCGGCGGACTCGAGTACGTCTGGGGTGTGGTCAACGCCCTGGGCTTTCGACCGGAGATTGAACGTTGCGTCGGCTGCCGGAATCCCATCGGAGCGACGGGCGCGCGCTTCGACTTCGAGGCGGGCGGGCTTCGCTGTGGTTCGTGTGGTCCCGTGGGGCCTGAACTCGATCCGGGCGAACTCGACGCCCTTCGGATCCTCGTGTCGGGCGGGCAGGCGGAACGGAACCGCGCCAACGGCCGCCAGGGCCGCTGGCTGGCGGAGTTCATCCGGCACCACGTGGCGGAGGGGGCACAGCTGAAATCCCTGCCTTTCCTGAGCCGGCTCGACTGA
- a CDS encoding UDP-2,3-diacylglucosamine diphosphatase produces MPERTVVVSDIHLGAVAEENARAFLAFLDEADRWGDELLINGDLFDFWFEYGQVIPRGQLDVLVRLRRLVEGGMRILFMGGNHDAWGGSFLRDEVGIEVLAEPARRRIGGRRAYIAHGDGLGPADWGYRILRRAARSSVGRGLFRWVHPDLGLPLARLASGTRRAQAGGARNESPRASLLARHAVEVLAAHEDVDLVVFGHSHRPEVAELAPGRFYLNSGDWLHHNSFAVVTPDEIRLESYRGPGEG; encoded by the coding sequence ATGCCCGAACGCACCGTCGTCGTGTCCGACATCCACCTCGGGGCCGTCGCCGAGGAGAACGCGCGCGCGTTCCTCGCCTTTCTCGACGAGGCCGACCGCTGGGGCGACGAACTCCTCATCAACGGCGACCTGTTCGACTTCTGGTTCGAGTACGGTCAGGTGATCCCGCGCGGTCAGCTCGACGTCCTTGTCCGTCTGCGGAGGCTCGTGGAAGGCGGCATGCGGATCCTGTTCATGGGCGGCAACCACGACGCATGGGGAGGAAGTTTCCTCCGCGACGAGGTCGGGATCGAAGTCCTCGCGGAGCCGGCGCGACGACGCATCGGAGGGCGGCGCGCGTACATCGCGCACGGCGACGGACTCGGCCCCGCGGACTGGGGTTACCGAATTCTCCGCCGGGCCGCCCGCAGTTCGGTCGGACGCGGACTCTTTCGGTGGGTTCACCCCGATCTCGGACTCCCCCTCGCCCGGCTCGCCAGCGGGACCCGGCGGGCCCAGGCGGGAGGGGCCCGGAACGAGTCGCCCCGGGCTTCACTCCTGGCTCGGCACGCGGTCGAGGTGCTGGCCGCTCACGAGGACGTGGACCTCGTCGTGTTCGGACACTCGCACCGGCCGGAGGTCGCCGAACTCGCACCGGGGAGATTCTATCTCAACTCCGGGGACTGGCTGCATCACAACAGTTTCGCCGTCGTGACGCCGGACGAGATCCGCCTGGAGTCATACCGGGGACCCGGCGAAGGCTAG
- a CDS encoding thioesterase family protein yields MEDANGVGTTEVRVRYAETDQMGRAHHRHYLVWCELGRTALMRERGVSYAELERGGLWLPVSRVEVEYRIPVEYDELIRIHTRVERVRSREIVFAYRIARASDDATLARARTALVCTDARGRPHRFPEAVKRQLETLPTAAAPHSAA; encoded by the coding sequence ATGGAAGACGCAAACGGAGTCGGAACGACGGAAGTGCGCGTGCGGTACGCCGAGACCGATCAAATGGGTCGTGCGCACCACCGCCACTACCTGGTGTGGTGCGAACTCGGGCGGACGGCGCTCATGCGCGAGCGCGGCGTGTCGTACGCTGAACTCGAGCGCGGAGGTCTGTGGCTCCCGGTTTCCCGGGTCGAAGTCGAATACCGGATCCCGGTCGAGTACGACGAACTCATCCGGATTCACACACGCGTGGAACGCGTCCGAAGCCGTGAAATCGTGTTCGCCTACCGGATCGCGCGCGCGTCCGACGACGCGACGCTCGCGCGCGCCCGCACCGCCCTCGTGTGCACCGACGCGCGGGGCCGTCCCCACCGGTTTCCGGAGGCGGTGAAGCGGCAGTTGGAGACCCTTCCGACCGCCGCTGCCCCGCATTCCGCCGCATGA
- a CDS encoding ABC transporter permease encodes MAFAVEAYCRLLVRVSKACLSQPFYRGDLVQQMDTIGVASIFIVMLTGLFTGMVLALQAAVEMERFGATVYIGRLVGASTIRELGPVLTALIVTGRAGAGMAAALGAMRVTEQVDALRTMGVDPIRKLVVPRLLAALVMLPVVTIIGDAVAILGGLLIAVLTLDFTAQLYINSVWETLAQSGFVLRVVPIDLIQGLVKPFTFGGIIALTSCFHGLRAEGGTEGVGRATTRAVVTSSILILAADYFLTQILLAMFQW; translated from the coding sequence ATGGCCTTCGCGGTCGAGGCCTATTGCAGGCTTCTCGTGCGCGTGTCGAAGGCCTGTTTGAGTCAGCCCTTCTATCGCGGCGACCTCGTTCAGCAGATGGACACGATCGGCGTCGCCTCGATCTTCATCGTCATGCTGACGGGCCTCTTCACGGGGATGGTCCTCGCCCTCCAGGCCGCCGTGGAAATGGAACGTTTCGGGGCAACGGTCTACATCGGCCGCCTCGTGGGGGCGAGCACGATTCGCGAACTCGGCCCCGTGCTCACGGCGCTCATCGTCACCGGCCGCGCAGGAGCCGGCATGGCGGCGGCTCTGGGTGCGATGCGCGTCACGGAGCAGGTCGACGCGCTCCGCACGATGGGTGTGGACCCGATCCGGAAACTCGTCGTGCCGCGTCTTCTCGCCGCTCTGGTCATGCTTCCCGTGGTCACGATCATCGGCGATGCCGTGGCCATCCTGGGCGGGCTCCTCATCGCGGTGCTGACGCTGGATTTCACGGCCCAGCTGTATATCAACTCCGTGTGGGAAACCCTCGCCCAGAGCGGCTTCGTGCTCAGGGTCGTCCCCATCGACCTGATTCAGGGACTGGTCAAGCCCTTCACATTCGGCGGGATCATCGCGCTCACGAGTTGCTTCCACGGACTTCGGGCCGAGGGCGGCACGGAAGGCGTCGGGCGGGCGACGACCCGGGCCGTGGTGACCTCGTCCATCCTCATCCTTGCGGCGGATTACTTCCTCACCCAGATCCTGCTCGCCATGTTCCAATGGTGA
- a CDS encoding iron ABC transporter permease has translation MRGTGRGALLLILLLAAAVVSGLLLGAANVAPAEVWRALTGQETDPSARAIVLSLRLPRVTAAALTGIALTISGTLFQALLRNPLAEPYLLGVSSGAALGAVLALTAFGGVLGYLGTVGFALAGGFAAIAIVFRVALAVGRLDTHVLILAGVVVAAFFGAGVMLLLSLAEPDATRAAVLWTMGSLERAGWESTLALGLVAAVGGTVAFALSRHLNALALGEEAAAYLGARVELVRRCAYFIASLLAAVAVSTAGVIGFVGLVIPHGARMIWGSDHRRLLPLGALGGAAALVLADTVARIALRPLELPVGVVTALLGVPLFLVLLRRSYA, from the coding sequence GTGAGGGGAACCGGCCGTGGGGCGCTCCTGCTCATTCTGCTTCTCGCCGCCGCGGTGGTCTCCGGCCTCTTGCTGGGGGCGGCGAACGTCGCACCCGCGGAGGTGTGGCGCGCGCTCACGGGCCAGGAAACGGATCCGTCGGCGCGGGCCATCGTCCTCTCGCTTCGCCTGCCCCGTGTCACGGCAGCCGCGCTCACGGGCATCGCGCTCACGATCTCGGGAACCCTGTTCCAGGCTCTGCTCCGAAATCCGCTCGCCGAACCCTATCTCCTCGGTGTTTCCTCGGGGGCTGCGCTCGGCGCGGTGCTCGCGCTCACCGCGTTCGGAGGCGTGTTGGGATATCTCGGCACGGTCGGCTTCGCCCTCGCCGGAGGCTTTGCCGCCATTGCCATCGTATTTCGCGTCGCGCTCGCCGTGGGTCGCCTCGACACGCACGTTCTGATCCTGGCCGGAGTCGTTGTGGCGGCATTCTTCGGGGCCGGCGTGATGCTCCTTCTCTCGCTCGCCGAACCGGACGCCACGCGCGCCGCGGTATTGTGGACGATGGGGAGTCTCGAGCGGGCGGGGTGGGAGTCCACGCTCGCCCTCGGCCTCGTCGCCGCGGTGGGTGGGACGGTGGCGTTTGCGCTTTCCCGTCACCTGAACGCGCTCGCACTGGGAGAGGAAGCCGCGGCCTATCTGGGAGCGCGGGTGGAGCTGGTCAGGCGCTGCGCGTACTTCATCGCCTCGCTGCTCGCGGCCGTGGCCGTAAGTACCGCGGGCGTCATCGGTTTCGTAGGTCTCGTCATTCCTCACGGCGCGCGCATGATCTGGGGCAGCGACCACCGACGCCTCCTGCCGCTCGGTGCGCTTGGGGGCGCCGCCGCCCTCGTCCTCGCCGATACCGTGGCCCGGATCGCGCTCCGGCCCCTCGAACTGCCCGTAGGCGTGGTGACGGCGCTGCTCGGCGTGCCGCTTTTCCTCGTACTCCTGAGGAGGAGTTATGCCTGA
- the selB gene encoding selenocysteine-specific translation elongation factor — MSDRRGIVIGTAGHVDHGKTALVRALTGVETDRWLEERKRGLTIDLGFARLDLDPDLETGIVDVPGHEDFLKNMLAGATGIDVLLLVVAADEGPMPQTHEHLAIARLLNIRRGVVALTKRDRVDGDWLDLASETTRELLDEDSARASWEIVPVSALTGEGMEPLREALRRSTVGIRARGVDDRFRLPVDRSFSIRGTGTVVTGTVWSGSVGVGDTVSVFPGGNSARVRALQVHEDPRPRVTAGRRCAVALVGVAPASVERGSVLFDGSEWKPSERLGVRVRALGGRDRPLRHGQRLRVYLGTREVMARLQTADRRPIAPGATAWAVLVLEAPLLARTRDRAILRFYSPVTTIGGIRVAELNPPPAWPARTGAWRQILDGTPEEAIAEAVALRRLRGLPVATSSILLGRRRSSLEAAAEEADCVRIGDRWFAAAATTEAMAAVEESMARLHAADRRAPGVSKEAVRSAMAPFCDLELAETAVRRLLADRRLVESGPRLALPDHAPRLTPQEEEGHAQLVRTIEAAGLQPPLVTELGRTLRLDRAVLDDLLRLLQESGTTKAVTPELHVAAVALEAMEARVRDLLADGAPAPPARFKETFGLSRKYLIPLLEYLDRKGVTRRTAEGRVLC, encoded by the coding sequence GTGAGCGATCGGCGCGGGATCGTTATCGGGACCGCCGGCCACGTGGATCACGGCAAAACCGCCCTCGTGAGGGCGTTGACGGGGGTCGAGACGGACCGCTGGCTGGAGGAGCGGAAACGCGGGCTCACGATAGACCTGGGCTTCGCGCGGCTCGACCTCGATCCCGACCTGGAAACGGGAATCGTCGACGTCCCGGGGCACGAGGACTTTCTCAAGAACATGCTTGCCGGGGCCACGGGCATCGATGTCCTCCTCCTCGTCGTGGCGGCGGACGAGGGTCCGATGCCGCAGACCCACGAGCACCTCGCGATTGCGCGCCTCCTGAACATCCGGCGCGGAGTCGTCGCGCTCACCAAGAGGGACCGGGTGGATGGGGACTGGCTCGACCTCGCAAGCGAAACGACCCGGGAACTGCTGGACGAGGATTCCGCCCGGGCGTCATGGGAGATCGTGCCGGTCTCCGCCCTGACGGGCGAGGGGATGGAGCCGTTGCGGGAAGCGCTGCGCAGGTCGACGGTGGGGATCCGCGCGCGCGGCGTGGACGACCGCTTCCGGCTTCCGGTCGACCGGTCGTTCTCGATCCGGGGCACGGGCACCGTGGTGACCGGCACGGTGTGGAGCGGGTCCGTGGGCGTGGGTGACACCGTGAGCGTCTTTCCGGGAGGGAACTCGGCCCGCGTGCGCGCGCTCCAGGTGCACGAAGATCCTCGTCCCCGCGTCACCGCCGGGCGCCGCTGCGCGGTCGCGCTCGTCGGCGTCGCGCCGGCCTCCGTGGAGCGCGGGAGCGTGCTCTTCGACGGGTCCGAGTGGAAGCCCAGTGAACGTCTCGGCGTCCGGGTGCGGGCGCTTGGGGGGCGCGACCGGCCCCTCCGTCACGGGCAGCGTCTCAGGGTCTACCTCGGCACCCGCGAAGTCATGGCCCGACTGCAAACGGCGGATCGCCGGCCCATCGCGCCCGGGGCGACCGCCTGGGCCGTGCTCGTCCTCGAGGCGCCGCTCCTCGCCCGGACCCGCGATCGGGCCATCCTCCGTTTCTACTCGCCGGTGACGACGATCGGCGGGATACGCGTGGCCGAACTGAACCCGCCACCCGCGTGGCCGGCGCGGACGGGAGCCTGGCGGCAGATTCTGGATGGCACCCCGGAGGAGGCGATCGCCGAGGCCGTGGCTCTGAGGCGTCTGCGCGGCCTCCCCGTTGCGACGTCATCGATCCTCCTTGGGCGGCGCAGGTCCTCGCTCGAAGCGGCCGCGGAGGAGGCCGACTGCGTGCGCATCGGCGACCGCTGGTTCGCGGCCGCGGCGACGACGGAAGCGATGGCGGCTGTGGAAGAGAGCATGGCCCGTCTCCACGCCGCGGACCGCCGAGCCCCCGGCGTGTCGAAGGAGGCCGTGCGTTCCGCGATGGCGCCGTTTTGCGATCTCGAACTGGCGGAGACCGCCGTCCGCCGACTCCTCGCTGATCGCCGGCTCGTCGAGAGCGGGCCGCGGCTCGCTCTTCCGGACCACGCACCCCGCCTCACTCCCCAGGAGGAAGAGGGGCACGCGCAACTCGTCCGGACGATAGAAGCCGCCGGACTGCAGCCACCGCTCGTCACCGAACTGGGTAGGACGCTGCGCTTGGACCGGGCCGTGCTCGACGACCTCCTGCGGCTACTGCAGGAATCCGGCACGACGAAGGCGGTCACGCCGGAACTGCACGTCGCCGCCGTCGCGCTTGAGGCCATGGAAGCGCGAGTAAGGGATCTTCTCGCCGATGGCGCGCCGGCCCCTCCCGCACGGTTCAAGGAAACGTTCGGGCTCTCGCGGAAGTACCTGATCCCGCTCCTCGAATACCTGGACCGGAAAGGCGTAACCCGGCGAACGGCGGAAGGAAGAGTGCTCTGCTAG
- a CDS encoding RidA family protein, with protein MQTGPVHTDHAPAAVGPYSQGYWAGELFYSAGQVGLVPSTGQLVGADVVSQAERVMTNLAAVLDKAGLAFGDVVKTTIFLADMGDFGAVNEVYARHFEPPYPARSTVAVAALPLGARVEIEVIGRARSAT; from the coding sequence ATGCAGACCGGACCGGTCCACACCGACCATGCACCCGCCGCCGTCGGCCCCTACTCCCAGGGATACTGGGCCGGTGAGCTGTTCTACTCCGCAGGGCAGGTGGGGTTGGTGCCGTCCACGGGCCAACTGGTGGGCGCCGACGTCGTCTCCCAGGCGGAGCGTGTAATGACGAACCTCGCGGCCGTGCTGGACAAGGCCGGGCTCGCCTTCGGAGATGTCGTGAAGACGACGATCTTCCTCGCGGACATGGGCGATTTCGGTGCCGTGAACGAGGTCTATGCCCGCCACTTCGAGCCGCCGTATCCCGCGCGCTCGACCGTCGCCGTGGCCGCGCTGCCCCTGGGAGCCCGGGTCGAGATCGAGGTGATCGGCCGAGCGCGGTCGGCCACCTGA
- the lptE gene encoding LPS assembly lipoprotein LptE encodes MSCRFRAGAMAAIVMLTALAGCYSFSGGGGLPSHMRTVWVAPIENESTQFGIAESLMDELLTAARQRLGLRLASEEEADAVITAQIRRYADEAVNFDAVGGVGADVFQRRVTVSVSVEILDVAENLIIWGNQSLTGTGEYEPGNETEDQALIVALENLVQQIVDGAQSQW; translated from the coding sequence ATGTCCTGCCGATTCCGCGCGGGAGCGATGGCCGCGATCGTGATGCTCACGGCGCTGGCGGGGTGCTACAGCTTCTCCGGCGGCGGCGGGCTGCCCAGCCACATGCGCACCGTCTGGGTCGCCCCGATCGAAAACGAGAGCACCCAGTTCGGCATAGCGGAGTCCCTGATGGACGAACTCCTCACGGCGGCCCGTCAGCGGCTGGGGCTGCGGCTCGCGTCCGAGGAGGAAGCGGATGCGGTCATCACGGCGCAGATCCGGCGCTACGCCGATGAGGCGGTCAACTTCGACGCCGTCGGGGGCGTCGGCGCGGACGTGTTCCAGCGTCGCGTGACCGTCAGCGTTTCCGTGGAAATCCTGGACGTGGCGGAGAACCTCATCATCTGGGGCAATCAGAGCCTGACCGGAACCGGGGAATACGAACCCGGAAACGAAACCGAAGACCAGGCGCTGATCGTCGCGCTCGAGAACCTCGTCCAGCAGATCGTCGACGGCGCGCAATCGCAGTGGTAG
- a CDS encoding GreA/GreB family elongation factor — protein MIEELQRKIGDEAETLLHELNVILPKEIEKAVAQGDLRENSEYTAALERQGFVRARLDYLARRMSQLGELDIENIPTDRVGFGSKVAVRDLEDDEIESFNLTIGDDVDIENNDISMESPIGRALLGRRKGELVSVRLPAGAREFEVVDFETLHDL, from the coding sequence ATGATCGAAGAACTGCAGCGCAAGATCGGGGACGAAGCTGAGACGCTCCTCCACGAGCTGAACGTCATCCTTCCGAAAGAGATCGAGAAGGCCGTCGCCCAGGGCGATCTGCGAGAGAATTCCGAGTACACCGCCGCCCTGGAGCGGCAAGGTTTCGTGCGGGCGCGGCTCGATTATCTGGCGCGCCGAATGTCGCAGCTCGGGGAGCTGGATATCGAAAACATCCCGACGGACCGGGTCGGGTTCGGATCGAAAGTCGCCGTGCGTGATCTGGAGGATGACGAGATCGAGTCCTTCAACCTCACGATCGGCGACGACGTCGACATCGAGAACAACGACATCTCGATGGAATCCCCCATCGGCCGCGCGCTCCTCGGGAGGAGGAAGGGCGAACTCGTGAGCGTGAGACTCCCCGCCGGCGCGCGAGAGTTCGAAGTCGTCGATTTCGAGACGCTGCACGACCTCTAG
- a CDS encoding ABC transporter ATP-binding protein produces MPESSGDRGDAAAYRLENVTFRYPSASSPALKDLSLEFGVAAFTAVIGPNGAGKSTLVRLLGGILDPSEGSVRLDGRPLVSWDRSALARRTAVVSQDAPPEALRVSLHGYVELGRNPYVSPWAPLAPRDREVIGNALRWAGLEHLARRPLAELSGGERQRAKLARAIVQEPGVLILDEPSAHLDFRHALWIFDALRERVRDRALTVICITHDMQLASRYADRMILLAQGEAVAAGPPGDVLGSPALASTYGCEVRVESLGDLGHSVLPVRARSRGATSGASSPIQVL; encoded by the coding sequence ATGCCTGAGTCGTCCGGTGACCGGGGGGACGCGGCAGCCTATCGGCTCGAGAACGTCACATTCCGCTATCCGTCCGCTTCCAGCCCGGCCCTCAAGGACCTGTCTCTCGAGTTCGGGGTGGCCGCCTTCACCGCGGTCATTGGGCCGAACGGAGCGGGGAAGAGCACCCTCGTGCGTCTGCTCGGGGGCATCCTCGACCCATCCGAGGGGTCGGTGCGCCTCGATGGCAGACCGCTCGTCTCCTGGGATCGCTCGGCGCTTGCCCGGCGCACGGCCGTCGTATCGCAAGACGCTCCCCCGGAGGCCCTTCGAGTAAGTCTCCATGGTTACGTCGAGCTGGGCCGAAACCCCTACGTGAGTCCGTGGGCGCCCCTCGCCCCGCGGGATCGGGAAGTGATCGGCAACGCGCTGAGGTGGGCCGGCCTCGAGCACCTCGCGCGCCGACCGCTCGCCGAGCTTTCGGGCGGAGAACGCCAGCGCGCCAAGCTTGCCCGCGCCATCGTACAGGAACCCGGAGTGCTGATCCTGGACGAACCCTCCGCCCACCTCGACTTCCGGCACGCGCTGTGGATCTTCGATGCGCTCCGCGAGCGCGTGCGGGACCGGGCCCTCACCGTCATCTGCATCACGCACGACATGCAGCTTGCGAGCCGCTACGCCGATCGAATGATCCTGCTCGCGCAGGGAGAGGCGGTGGCGGCCGGACCACCGGGCGACGTACTCGGATCGCCGGCCCTGGCCTCGACCTACGGCTGCGAAGTCCGGGTCGAATCGCTGGGAGATCTCGGGCACTCCGTGCTTCCGGTTCGGGCCCGTTCGCGGGGGGCGACAAGCGGCGCGTCGTCGCCGATACAGGTCCTCTAA